A genomic stretch from Spongiibacter nanhainus includes:
- the gpt gene encoding xanthine phosphoribosyltransferase, with protein sequence MTDTAPVYYLSWEELHRDTRNLARKLVDTPWKGVISIARGGLVPGAILARELNLRVVDTLCIASYDHDRQGELNVLKAVEGDGDGYLLVDDLVDTGVTARAAMQLLPKATFVAIYAKPAAIELTTHHVREFAQETWIHFPWDITHVYSEPLIK encoded by the coding sequence ATGACTGATACCGCCCCGGTGTACTACTTGAGCTGGGAAGAACTGCACCGCGATACCCGAAACCTGGCTCGAAAACTGGTAGACACACCGTGGAAGGGGGTCATCAGCATCGCCCGGGGCGGGCTGGTGCCCGGCGCCATTCTCGCCAGAGAACTGAACTTGCGGGTGGTGGACACACTGTGTATCGCCAGCTACGACCACGACCGCCAGGGCGAGCTGAACGTGCTCAAGGCTGTTGAGGGGGACGGCGACGGCTACCTGTTGGTGGATGACTTGGTCGATACCGGCGTCACCGCCCGCGCCGCAATGCAGCTGTTACCCAAAGCCACCTTTGTGGCGATCTATGCCAAGCCTGCGGCTATCGAGCTTACCACTCACCATGTTCGAGAGTTTGCTCAGGAAACCTGGATTCACTTTCCCTGGGACATCACCCATGTCTACAGCGAGCCGTTGATCAAATAG
- a CDS encoding CHAD domain-containing protein: MEQHWLADEPIAPNHLAALLGDDFCGDWEPPAETRIEVLDTFGWSIWHSGALLCRSSNKTLTLYSHNGSVQAWTEAPRSARFWWQLPEGELRDTLKPVTELWSFNPVASFYQRRQTVNIRNEDGKTVARLQHTTCSTSHKAHCSLVALQGYKHSFSRISRRLAEAETIAVSPLAEHAWLTACATPRKIDKLPHFGIDAQQSAESAVRQMIRAMLEQARLFEPGILEDTDTEFLHQYRVSIRKARSLVTLMGKVLSLDAKTTLKQCFKQLVGPTGELRDMDVFLLAKDHYTALLPGGFEAGLDELFAEASKDRRRALKRVRKWMRSERYQQVINDLDTTLSSPAQLQSKKAAKPVATLLEKNAHKSFQRIKSLGSSIDKYTPDNEIHALRIECKKMRYLMEYFIEILPEKPTMKFVKSLKKLQDVLGDFNDYAVQQNFLRQYTDSHTSSAALSAATGGMIAVLHQLHLQARQQVEAAFAGFNSAEVESTFSAIFAGETRGQEK, from the coding sequence ATGGAGCAACATTGGCTTGCAGATGAGCCGATCGCCCCGAATCATCTGGCGGCCCTACTCGGCGACGACTTTTGTGGCGACTGGGAGCCCCCCGCCGAAACCCGCATCGAAGTGCTGGACACCTTTGGTTGGTCGATCTGGCACAGCGGCGCGTTGTTGTGCCGATCTAGCAACAAGACGCTGACACTGTACAGCCACAATGGCAGTGTTCAGGCTTGGACCGAGGCGCCGCGTTCGGCACGCTTCTGGTGGCAACTTCCTGAGGGGGAATTGCGCGATACTCTCAAACCCGTCACAGAATTGTGGTCCTTTAATCCGGTGGCATCTTTTTATCAACGCCGCCAAACCGTCAATATCCGCAATGAGGATGGCAAAACCGTCGCCCGCCTGCAGCACACCACCTGTTCCACCAGTCACAAGGCCCACTGTTCTCTGGTGGCCCTGCAGGGCTACAAGCACAGCTTTTCACGGATCAGCCGCCGCCTGGCCGAGGCCGAGACTATTGCCGTTTCACCACTGGCTGAGCATGCGTGGCTGACCGCCTGCGCTACACCCAGAAAAATCGACAAGCTGCCCCACTTCGGCATTGACGCTCAGCAGAGCGCAGAATCGGCAGTGCGGCAAATGATCCGGGCCATGTTGGAGCAAGCCAGGCTGTTCGAGCCGGGGATACTGGAAGACACGGATACCGAATTTCTCCACCAGTATCGCGTCAGTATTCGCAAGGCTCGTTCACTGGTTACGCTGATGGGCAAGGTGTTGAGCCTGGATGCCAAAACCACCTTAAAACAGTGCTTCAAACAGCTGGTGGGTCCAACCGGCGAGCTGCGCGATATGGATGTGTTTCTTTTGGCCAAAGACCACTACACAGCGCTCTTGCCAGGCGGCTTTGAAGCGGGCCTGGACGAACTGTTTGCCGAAGCAAGCAAAGATCGCCGCCGCGCATTGAAAAGAGTGCGCAAATGGATGCGTTCAGAGCGTTATCAACAGGTCATCAACGATCTGGATACGACACTGAGCAGCCCCGCGCAGCTGCAAAGCAAGAAGGCGGCTAAGCCGGTGGCAACGCTGCTGGAGAAAAATGCCCACAAGAGTTTTCAGCGTATTAAAAGCCTGGGCTCGTCCATAGACAAATACACCCCCGACAATGAGATACACGCACTGAGAATAGAATGTAAAAAAATGCGCTATTTGATGGAGTACTTTATCGAGATACTGCCCGAAAAGCCGACTATGAAATTTGTGAAGTCCCTGAAAAAACTGCAAGACGTTTTGGGAGATTTCAACGACTACGCCGTACAACAGAACTTTTTGCGGCAGTACACCGACAGCCACACCAGCTCGGCTGCCTTGAGTGCCGCCACAGGGGGAATGATCGCCGTGTTGCACCAGCTTCATTTACAAGCGAGACAGCAGGTAGAAGCTGCCTTTGCCGGCTTTAACTCGGCAGAGGTCGAATCGACGTTCAGTGCTATTTTTGCCGGGGAAACACGGGGGCAGGAAAAATAA
- a CDS encoding ParA family protein: MKVLSCYSLKGGVGKTAAAVNIADLAARRDIKTLLVDLDPQGASAFYFRVKPAKAKLGKTLLSAANSSVRDHIRESDYPNLDILPAHQNFRKFEALLADHNKGGKRLRRILDILGKDYQLLVLDCPPGLGYLSEAVLHASDIVVAPIIPTTLSERAFDQLMDFIKQKGISKKKIRPFFSMVQAQKSLHRRTIPRMLTHYPQFLRTPIPFSKDVENMGERRAPLSRFAATRPATRAFSMLFDELFP; encoded by the coding sequence ATGAAGGTGCTGTCATGCTACAGCTTGAAAGGCGGCGTCGGCAAAACCGCCGCCGCGGTTAATATTGCCGACCTCGCCGCCCGCAGGGACATCAAAACGCTGCTTGTGGACCTCGATCCCCAGGGCGCGTCGGCGTTTTACTTCCGCGTTAAACCGGCCAAGGCCAAGCTGGGGAAAACCCTGCTCAGCGCTGCCAATAGCAGCGTCCGGGATCATATTCGGGAGAGCGACTATCCCAACCTGGATATTCTGCCGGCCCACCAGAATTTTCGTAAATTTGAGGCCTTGCTCGCCGACCACAACAAAGGCGGCAAACGCCTGCGCCGTATCCTCGACATTCTGGGCAAGGATTACCAGCTACTGGTATTGGATTGTCCGCCGGGGCTGGGCTATTTGTCGGAGGCCGTTCTCCACGCCAGCGACATTGTCGTGGCCCCCATTATTCCCACAACCTTGTCGGAACGCGCCTTTGACCAACTGATGGATTTCATCAAGCAAAAAGGGATTTCCAAGAAAAAAATTCGCCCGTTTTTTTCGATGGTGCAAGCGCAAAAATCCTTGCACCGGCGCACGATCCCACGGATGCTAACTCATTATCCGCAGTTTTTACGCACCCCTATCCCCTTCTCCAAGGACGTGGAGAACATGGGGGAGCGACGCGCCCCTCTGAGCCGGTTTGCCGCTACCCGGCCAGCCACCCGGGCGTTTTCCATGTTGTTTGATGAGTTGTTCCCATAG
- a CDS encoding adenylate cyclase: protein MSLEIERRFVLDELPEDWRQQAKAIAIKQGYLIIEERRELRLRKKGTRHLMTVKYGTGLMRDEQEQEIDAGLFEMLWPLTEGKRLEKTRYSMWVGDDLYEADVFEGGLAPLLMLEVEFATEADANRFTPPDFGCRDVTDDPRYKNASLAKHGRPED, encoded by the coding sequence ATGTCACTGGAAATTGAACGCCGCTTCGTACTGGATGAGTTACCCGAAGACTGGCGACAGCAGGCCAAAGCAATCGCCATCAAGCAGGGCTATTTAATTATTGAAGAGCGCCGCGAGCTTCGGCTGCGCAAAAAAGGCACGCGCCACTTAATGACCGTCAAGTATGGCACCGGATTGATGCGGGACGAGCAAGAGCAGGAAATCGATGCCGGCCTGTTCGAGATGCTTTGGCCACTGACTGAAGGCAAGCGACTGGAAAAGACCCGCTACAGTATGTGGGTGGGCGATGACCTCTACGAGGCCGATGTCTTTGAGGGGGGGCTGGCCCCTTTACTCATGCTGGAAGTCGAGTTCGCCACCGAAGCCGACGCCAATCGATTTACACCACCGGATTTTGGCTGCCGCGACGTTACCGACGATCCACGTTACAAAAATGCATCACTGGCGAAACACGGTCGCCCAGAGGATTAG
- the oadA gene encoding sodium-extruding oxaloacetate decarboxylase subunit alpha, whose product MSKAKPIKITDVALRDGHQSLIATRLRTDDMLPVCPELDAIGFWSLEVWGGATFDACVRFLKEDPWQRLRQLREALPNTQLQMLLRGQNLLGYRHYADDVVEAFVQKSADNGMDIFRIFDAMNDVRNLETAIAAVKKSGKHAQGTICYTTSPVHTTETFVQQARDMVNMGIDSIAIKDMAGLLTPTATAELVAALKAEFDLPLALHSHMTSGLAGLCQQQAIDAGVDIIDTAMSAFANGTSHPATETMVAALKDTPQDTGLELPKLQSIARQLWEVRKKYHQFESEFTREDVGVQINQVPGGMMSNLANQLKEQGALNRIDDVFAEIPAVRKDLGYPPLVTPTSQIVGTQAVMNVLADKRYATITNEVKRYLQGHYGAALGQVNEELRAKAIGSEDVIDVRPADLLPPELNKLRADIGDLAEGEEDVLTFAMFPDLGREFLQQRRDGTLVPEVLEPIGGSERPVTEGGVPTEFIVDVHGESYQVAITGVGMKGSGKRHLYMTLDGMPEEVVFEALNEFKAEGGSGRKQASAPGHVTTNMPGNIVEVLVAEGDEVKEGQALLVAEAMKMETEVQAPIAGTVTEIYVSKGDRVTPGEVLIEIEAL is encoded by the coding sequence ATGAGTAAAGCCAAGCCCATCAAAATTACCGACGTGGCCTTGCGAGACGGCCACCAATCACTGATCGCCACCCGGCTGCGTACCGACGACATGTTGCCGGTGTGCCCGGAGTTGGACGCTATTGGTTTTTGGTCGCTGGAAGTGTGGGGCGGCGCTACCTTCGACGCCTGTGTGCGTTTTCTCAAGGAAGACCCCTGGCAGCGGCTGCGGCAGCTGCGGGAGGCCTTGCCCAATACTCAGCTGCAAATGTTGCTGCGGGGCCAGAACCTGCTGGGCTACCGCCACTATGCCGACGATGTGGTGGAGGCCTTTGTGCAAAAGTCCGCCGATAACGGCATGGATATATTCCGTATCTTTGATGCCATGAATGACGTCCGCAATCTTGAAACCGCTATTGCGGCGGTGAAAAAGTCTGGTAAGCACGCCCAAGGCACCATCTGTTACACAACCAGCCCGGTGCATACCACTGAGACCTTTGTTCAGCAGGCCCGGGATATGGTGAACATGGGCATCGATTCCATCGCCATCAAAGATATGGCCGGCCTGTTAACGCCCACCGCTACCGCCGAATTGGTAGCGGCGCTGAAAGCGGAATTTGATCTGCCGCTGGCATTGCACTCTCATATGACCTCTGGGCTGGCAGGGCTGTGTCAGCAGCAGGCGATCGATGCTGGCGTCGACATTATCGACACGGCAATGTCCGCCTTTGCCAATGGCACCAGTCACCCCGCCACCGAAACCATGGTGGCGGCACTGAAAGACACTCCCCAGGATACCGGTCTGGAACTGCCCAAGTTGCAGAGCATTGCCAGGCAGTTGTGGGAGGTGCGCAAAAAATACCACCAGTTTGAAAGCGAATTTACCCGGGAAGACGTTGGCGTGCAGATCAACCAGGTGCCCGGCGGCATGATGTCCAATCTGGCCAATCAGCTCAAAGAGCAGGGCGCATTGAACCGTATCGACGACGTGTTTGCCGAAATTCCCGCTGTGCGCAAAGACCTCGGGTATCCGCCGCTGGTCACGCCCACCTCGCAAATTGTCGGCACTCAGGCGGTGATGAATGTGTTGGCCGATAAGCGTTACGCCACCATTACCAATGAAGTGAAGCGCTATCTGCAAGGTCACTACGGTGCCGCCTTGGGCCAGGTGAACGAGGAGTTGCGGGCCAAGGCGATCGGCTCTGAGGATGTGATTGATGTACGCCCCGCCGATTTGCTACCCCCTGAACTAAATAAGCTGCGCGCCGATATTGGCGATTTGGCAGAGGGCGAGGAGGACGTTCTCACCTTTGCCATGTTCCCTGATCTGGGACGCGAGTTCCTCCAGCAGCGGCGGGACGGAACACTGGTGCCAGAAGTATTGGAGCCGATAGGCGGCAGCGAGCGGCCGGTGACTGAGGGCGGTGTGCCCACCGAGTTTATCGTTGACGTCCACGGCGAGAGTTATCAGGTTGCCATTACCGGTGTCGGTATGAAGGGCAGTGGCAAGCGCCACCTTTACATGACCCTGGATGGCATGCCTGAAGAGGTGGTTTTCGAGGCCCTCAACGAGTTCAAGGCCGAGGGTGGCAGCGGTCGCAAACAAGCCAGTGCACCGGGGCATGTTACCACCAATATGCCCGGCAACATTGTCGAGGTACTGGTCGCCGAGGGCGACGAGGTCAAAGAAGGCCAGGCACTGTTGGTGGCGGAAGCCATGAAGATGGAGACCGAGGTGCAAGCACCCATTGCCGGTACGGTGACGGAAATTTACGTCAGTAAAGGTGACCGGGTCACACCGGGTGAGGTATTGATCGAGATAGAGGCGCTATAG
- a CDS encoding acetyl-CoA carboxylase biotin carboxylase subunit, with protein MLKKILIANRGEIAVRIVRACAEMGIRSAAVYTEPDRFSLHVKRADEAYNVGSDPLEGYLNPRKLVALAVETGCDALHPGYGFLSENAELADICAQRGIVFIGPSAEVIRRMGDKTEARKAMIAANVPVTPGTEDNLADEDEAATVAAEVGYPVMLKATSGGGGRGIRRCDDEADLRRQFSRVVSEASKAFGRADVFLEKCIVNPRHIEAQILADSQGNVIHLFERDCSIQRRNQKLIEIAPSPQLTPEQRDYIGELSVRAAEAVGYENAGTVEFLLADNQIYFMEMNTRVQVEHTITEQITGVDIVREQIRIAAGLPLGYRQEDISYRGYALQFRVNAEDPKNDFLPSFGKISRYYAPGGPGVRTDTAIYTGYNIPPYFDSMCLKLIVWGLTWEETLNRGARALNDMRVQGVRTTASYYQQILKHPDFRAGHFDTSFVEQHPELTQYSDKSRPEEVALAVAAAIAAHAGL; from the coding sequence ATGCTGAAGAAAATCCTCATTGCCAACCGTGGCGAAATTGCGGTGCGGATTGTTAGGGCCTGTGCCGAGATGGGTATTCGCTCGGCCGCCGTCTATACCGAACCCGATCGCTTCTCTCTCCATGTGAAACGCGCCGACGAGGCCTACAATGTCGGCAGCGATCCACTGGAGGGCTATCTCAACCCCCGTAAGCTGGTAGCCCTGGCTGTGGAGACGGGCTGTGACGCCCTGCATCCTGGCTATGGCTTCCTGTCGGAAAATGCCGAACTGGCAGATATCTGTGCTCAACGCGGCATCGTCTTTATCGGCCCCAGTGCGGAGGTAATCCGACGCATGGGGGACAAAACCGAAGCTCGCAAGGCGATGATTGCCGCCAACGTGCCGGTGACTCCGGGCACGGAGGATAACTTGGCCGACGAGGACGAAGCCGCCACGGTCGCTGCAGAAGTGGGCTACCCGGTAATGCTTAAGGCGACCTCTGGTGGTGGCGGCCGGGGGATTCGGCGCTGCGACGACGAGGCCGATCTGCGCCGGCAATTCTCCCGGGTGGTATCCGAAGCCAGTAAGGCCTTTGGTCGCGCCGATGTTTTCCTGGAGAAGTGCATCGTCAACCCCCGGCATATCGAGGCCCAGATTCTGGCGGACAGCCAGGGCAATGTGATCCACCTGTTTGAGCGGGATTGCTCGATTCAGCGCCGCAATCAAAAGTTGATCGAAATCGCGCCGTCGCCCCAACTTACCCCGGAGCAACGGGACTATATTGGTGAGTTGTCTGTCCGCGCTGCCGAGGCAGTGGGCTATGAAAATGCCGGCACTGTGGAGTTTTTGCTGGCGGATAACCAGATCTACTTTATGGAAATGAATACCCGGGTGCAGGTAGAGCACACCATCACCGAACAGATTACCGGGGTGGACATTGTCCGGGAGCAGATCCGCATAGCGGCTGGTTTGCCGCTTGGCTATCGTCAAGAAGATATCTCCTACCGGGGTTACGCCCTGCAGTTTCGGGTCAATGCTGAAGACCCCAAAAACGACTTTCTGCCCAGTTTCGGCAAGATCAGTCGCTACTACGCCCCCGGTGGACCGGGTGTGCGCACCGATACCGCAATTTACACCGGTTACAACATCCCGCCGTATTTTGATTCCATGTGCCTCAAGCTGATTGTGTGGGGGCTCACCTGGGAGGAAACCCTCAACCGGGGCGCCCGGGCGTTGAACGACATGCGAGTGCAGGGTGTGCGCACCACGGCCTCGTACTACCAGCAAATTCTCAAGCATCCCGATTTTCGCGCCGGCCATTTCGACACCAGCTTTGTCGAGCAGCACCCGGAGCTGACTCAATATTCGGATAAAAGCCGGCCGGAAGAAGTGGCACTGGCGGTGGCCGCGGCCATCGCCGCCCACGCCGGATTGTAA
- a CDS encoding LysR substrate-binding domain-containing protein produces the protein MQTSFLSRLTLRQIDVFLAVCQQRSYSKAAQQLALTQPAVSAQIRSLESVVGQALFDYLGKQLYLTPAGEVLLRAGREFKQRLVHLEIELTELHGSLHGTLNLAIETSADTVLPDLVNQFLAQHSGADIIVHVANHQGLLARLEDNLDDLAIMARVPGDRDLSFTPFTEHRLLAVAANDHELANRNSSIPLLELLDYPMLLREPGSGTRRVFEDHCQQRSCVVRHSRQLGSNQAIASALPRSGAVAILPEPLVSTLAPSQKLVALPVEDFPIRRSWCTAYPKGKHLNPLAAAFLNFLHNQA, from the coding sequence ATGCAGACCAGTTTTCTTAGCCGCCTCACCCTGCGCCAAATCGATGTGTTTCTTGCTGTTTGCCAGCAGCGCAGCTATTCCAAAGCTGCACAGCAACTGGCGCTGACGCAGCCCGCGGTGAGCGCACAAATTCGCAGCCTGGAAAGTGTGGTCGGGCAGGCGCTGTTTGATTACCTGGGCAAACAGCTCTATCTCACCCCCGCTGGAGAGGTGCTACTCAGGGCCGGGCGGGAGTTTAAACAGCGCTTGGTTCACCTGGAAATCGAACTGACCGAGCTCCACGGCAGTTTGCATGGCACCCTTAACCTGGCGATAGAAACCAGCGCCGACACGGTACTACCCGACTTGGTGAATCAGTTTTTGGCCCAGCACAGCGGGGCCGATATCATCGTGCATGTCGCCAACCACCAGGGTTTACTGGCCCGACTTGAAGACAATCTCGACGACTTGGCCATCATGGCCAGAGTGCCCGGGGACCGGGACCTAAGCTTCACCCCATTTACAGAGCACCGACTGCTGGCCGTTGCCGCCAATGACCACGAACTGGCTAACCGCAACTCGTCAATTCCTCTGCTGGAGCTCTTGGACTATCCGATGCTACTGCGGGAACCCGGCTCAGGCACCCGCCGAGTGTTTGAAGATCACTGCCAGCAACGCAGTTGCGTGGTGCGTCACAGCCGCCAACTGGGCAGTAATCAGGCCATTGCCTCAGCACTGCCCCGCAGTGGCGCCGTCGCCATTTTGCCCGAGCCCCTGGTGTCCACCCTGGCACCAAGCCAGAAACTGGTCGCGCTACCGGTGGAGGACTTCCCGATTCGGCGCAGTTGGTGCACGGCTTATCCCAAGGGCAAGCACCTCAATCCACTGGCCGCGGCCTTTCTGAATTTTTTGCATAATCAGGCCTAG
- a CDS encoding class I SAM-dependent methyltransferase — translation MELGFQSPALGPENRLDSDKLLAPLRAILPEARLEWLPLPEVPELGLLLLNQDYPQHTLTPEQSLRIMQYPAYWCFCWASGQVLARYLLDNPDVVAGRRVLDFGCGSGIAAIAAARAGAKQVVACDLDRDALLASRINAQGNGVVLDYSEDFFADQQHYDVILVADVLYDRANLPLLAQFLERADEVLVADSRVKDFNFPGYRHLGLYRADTVPDLAESEEFSRVNLYRGIAEARQL, via the coding sequence ATGGAACTTGGATTTCAGTCGCCGGCCCTGGGTCCCGAAAACCGGCTAGATTCCGACAAACTGCTGGCGCCACTGCGGGCTATTTTGCCGGAGGCCCGCCTGGAGTGGCTGCCATTGCCGGAGGTGCCCGAGCTTGGTCTGCTGTTACTTAACCAGGACTACCCCCAACACACTCTAACGCCGGAGCAATCCCTGCGCATTATGCAATACCCTGCCTATTGGTGTTTTTGCTGGGCCAGCGGCCAGGTGTTGGCACGTTATCTTCTCGATAATCCCGATGTGGTGGCAGGGCGGCGAGTGTTGGACTTTGGCTGTGGCTCTGGAATAGCGGCGATCGCCGCGGCGCGGGCCGGCGCCAAGCAGGTTGTGGCCTGTGACCTCGACCGCGATGCGCTGCTGGCCAGTCGCATTAACGCGCAGGGCAACGGTGTGGTGCTCGACTACAGTGAGGACTTTTTTGCCGACCAACAGCACTACGATGTGATTTTAGTTGCCGATGTGCTTTATGACCGGGCTAACCTGCCATTGCTGGCGCAATTTTTGGAGCGGGCGGATGAAGTGTTGGTGGCGGACTCCCGGGTGAAGGACTTTAACTTTCCCGGTTATCGTCATCTTGGTCTCTACCGTGCCGATACCGTGCCCGACCTGGCTGAATCAGAAGAGTTTTCCCGAGTGAATCTTTATCGCGGTATTGCCGAAGCGAGGCAGCTTTGA
- a CDS encoding cereblon family protein, which yields MPDSAMANELHKVLDSVSAVEPSELIRCSLCQHPVSAAQFRIRINGDYQHRFSNPSQQVFDVVCLQMAPGVAIRGEATSEHTWFQGFTWQFGHCEQCGEHLGWYYQGSSTAPSTTTPSFFALISARLKEAR from the coding sequence ATGCCCGACTCTGCAATGGCGAACGAGCTGCATAAAGTGCTGGATAGCGTCAGCGCTGTGGAACCCAGCGAGCTGATCCGCTGCAGCCTCTGCCAACACCCAGTCAGCGCTGCGCAATTCCGTATCCGAATCAACGGCGACTATCAGCACCGTTTTAGTAACCCCAGCCAGCAAGTCTTTGATGTGGTTTGCCTGCAGATGGCTCCAGGTGTCGCCATTCGTGGCGAGGCTACCAGCGAGCACACGTGGTTTCAGGGTTTCACCTGGCAGTTTGGCCACTGTGAACAATGCGGTGAACATCTGGGCTGGTATTATCAGGGCAGTTCAACGGCGCCGTCGACCACAACACCGTCTTTTTTTGCGCTGATTAGCGCCAGACTCAAAGAGGCTCGATAG
- a CDS encoding pseudouridine synthase yields MSDATTTPFINPPCEDVVQIHFADPHLLLVDKPAGLLSVPGRHPDNQDCLISRLQEDYRDALIVHRLDMATSGLMVVARGKASHRHLSKQFQQRQVEKEYRARLFGEVAAEQGYIDLPLACDWPRRPRQHINFSDGKAAQTHFRRLAIQDGCSDVLLMPHTGRSHQLRVHAAAIGHPILGCEFYAHPQARRLSDRLLLHSSRLCFIHPDSGEMLDFHSPPPFSAAGSIG; encoded by the coding sequence ATGTCAGACGCCACAACCACGCCCTTTATTAATCCACCCTGCGAGGACGTGGTGCAAATCCACTTTGCCGACCCACACCTGTTACTGGTGGACAAGCCCGCCGGACTGCTGTCGGTGCCGGGCCGTCACCCCGACAACCAGGATTGTTTGATCAGCCGATTGCAGGAGGATTACCGTGACGCCCTTATCGTTCACCGCCTGGACATGGCCACCTCTGGCCTGATGGTCGTCGCTCGGGGCAAGGCAAGCCATCGCCATCTCAGCAAGCAATTTCAACAACGTCAGGTCGAGAAAGAGTATCGGGCCAGGCTGTTTGGCGAAGTCGCCGCGGAGCAAGGCTATATCGATCTGCCACTGGCCTGCGATTGGCCCCGTCGCCCCCGCCAGCACATTAACTTTAGCGATGGCAAGGCGGCGCAAACCCACTTTCGCCGCCTGGCCATACAGGATGGCTGCAGCGACGTGTTGTTAATGCCCCACACCGGCCGCTCACACCAGCTTCGGGTTCACGCCGCCGCCATCGGTCACCCTATTTTGGGCTGTGAATTCTACGCCCACCCCCAGGCTCGTCGACTCAGCGACCGCCTGCTGCTGCACAGCAGCCGCCTGTGCTTCATTCACCCCGACAGCGGCGAGATGCTGGACTTCCACTCGCCACCGCCTTTTAGCGCTGCCGGTTCGATTGGATGA
- a CDS encoding DUF2244 domain-containing protein, protein MVEIGTDGQHAQIIIRPNCSSSWQSNRRIIAAIFSVNALFASGFIASGAWLVLPFMGFELTALWLVLRRVFQRLQIQQVVRLNGQELRIESGYFRAERSWRWPQQASSVLVTQCPHPWDPLRISLSHSGEYVVIGQFLNRDDSRRLLDALRDSGLPIRQFGSDGTLAA, encoded by the coding sequence ATGGTTGAAATCGGAACAGACGGGCAGCACGCCCAAATTATTATCCGCCCCAACTGCTCTTCCAGCTGGCAGAGCAACCGACGCATTATTGCCGCAATATTCTCCGTTAACGCGCTCTTCGCCAGCGGTTTTATCGCCTCTGGAGCTTGGCTGGTGCTGCCCTTTATGGGCTTTGAATTAACCGCCCTGTGGCTGGTGTTGCGCCGGGTTTTCCAGCGCTTACAGATTCAGCAAGTGGTGCGGCTCAATGGCCAGGAATTAAGGATTGAAAGCGGCTACTTTCGCGCCGAGCGCAGTTGGCGTTGGCCCCAGCAAGCCAGCAGTGTGCTGGTTACCCAATGCCCCCACCCCTGGGACCCCCTGCGCATCAGCCTCAGCCACAGCGGTGAGTACGTTGTCATCGGCCAGTTTCTCAATCGCGATGACAGCCGCCGACTACTGGACGCCCTGCGGGACTCCGGCCTGCCGATTCGCCAGTTTGGCAGTGACGGCACCCTGGCGGCCTAG
- a CDS encoding SIMPL domain-containing protein, whose product MSGSDKTNAAIFGVFLVLSAAVLGYLLGNSAITFKEYERSVTVKGLSEREYPADIVIWPIQFTEAGNDLGKLYSDIETSTDKIRQFLIAKGVKADEVSITSPSITDKSAQQYGNNGRAEFRYTASQIVTVYSSDVELVRKVMEMLSELGKQGIVFTGGYQSQAEYLFTRLNDVKPAMIEEATRKAREVAQKFAEDSDSRLGKIRRASQGQFSIGDRDRNNPHIKKVRVVSTVEYYLSD is encoded by the coding sequence ATGTCAGGGTCGGATAAAACCAATGCGGCGATATTCGGGGTGTTTCTGGTGCTCAGTGCGGCGGTGCTGGGCTATCTACTGGGCAACTCGGCAATCACCTTTAAAGAGTACGAGCGCAGCGTCACAGTGAAAGGCTTGTCGGAGCGGGAGTATCCCGCCGATATCGTAATCTGGCCGATCCAGTTTACCGAGGCTGGCAACGACCTGGGCAAGCTCTACAGTGATATCGAGACCAGTACCGATAAAATTCGCCAGTTTCTGATAGCCAAGGGGGTGAAGGCCGACGAGGTCAGTATTACATCGCCCTCCATCACCGACAAGTCCGCCCAGCAATATGGCAATAATGGCCGCGCGGAATTTCGCTATACCGCCTCACAGATAGTCACGGTGTACTCCTCCGATGTGGAGCTGGTGCGCAAGGTGATGGAGATGCTGTCCGAGTTGGGCAAGCAGGGCATCGTTTTTACCGGCGGTTACCAGTCCCAGGCGGAGTACCTGTTTACCCGTCTCAACGACGTCAAGCCGGCGATGATAGAGGAGGCCACCCGCAAGGCCCGGGAAGTGGCACAGAAGTTTGCGGAGGACTCGGACAGTCGGCTGGGCAAAATTCGCCGCGCCTCTCAGGGGCAGTTTTCGATCGGTGACCGAGACCGCAATAACCCCCACATCAAAAAAGTACGGGTTGTGTCTACCGTGGAGTATTACCTGTCCGATTAG